In Kogia breviceps isolate mKogBre1 chromosome 7, mKogBre1 haplotype 1, whole genome shotgun sequence, a single window of DNA contains:
- the MOB2 gene encoding MOB kinase activator 2 isoform X2, producing MGAREQAFLAFTTVRKSKAKPNGKKPVAEEKKVYLEPEYTKSRITDFGFKELVVLPREIDLNEWLASNTTTFFHHVNLQYSTISEFCTGEACQTMAVCNTQYYWYDERGKKVKCTAPQYVDFVMSSVQKLVTDEDVFPTKYGREFPSSFESLVKKICKYLFHVLAHIYSSHFKETLALELHGHLNTLYVHFILFAREFNLLDPKETAVMDDLTEVLCGGGGGGGGGRGDGAGGAAGAQNHVKER from the exons ATGGGGGCCAGGGAGCAGGCCTTCCTGGCCTTCACAACGGTCAG GAAGTCCAAAGCCAAGCCCAACGGGAAGAAGCCCGTTGCTGAGGAGAAGAAGGTGTACCTGGAGCCGGAGTACACGAAGTCCAGGATCACCGACTTCGGGTTCAAGGAGCTGGTGGTGCTGCCCCGGGAGATCGACCTCAATGAGTGGTTGGCCAGCAACA cCACGACATTCTTCCACCACGTCAACCTCCAGTACAGCACCATCTCAGAGTTCTGCACAGGGGAGGCGTGCCAGACGATGGCCGTGTGCAACAC ACAGTACTACTGGTATGATGAGCGGGGCAAGAAGGTGAAGTGCACGGCCCCCCAGTACGTCGACTTCGTCATGAGCTCCGTGCAGAAGCTGGTGACCGACGAGGACGTGTTCCCCACAAAATACG GCCGCGAGTTCCCTAGCTCCTTCGAGTCCCTGGTGAAGAAGATCTGCAAGTACCTGTTCCACGTGCTGGCGCACATCTACTCGTCGCACTTCAAGGAGACCCTGGCGCTCGAGCTGCACGGACACTTGAACACGCTCTACGTGCACTTCATCCTCTTCGCCCGCGAGTTCAACCTGCTCGACCCCAAAGAGACGGCGGTCATGGACGACCTAACGGAGGTGctgtgcggcggcggcggcggcggcggcgggggccgcggggacggggcgggcggggcggcgggCGCACAGAACCACGTGAAGGAGAGGTGA
- the MOB2 gene encoding MOB kinase activator 2 isoform X1, with protein sequence MLGDHSSVPTDRALLSPPPKTGLSCKMVLQAVGKVLRKSKAKPNGKKPVAEEKKVYLEPEYTKSRITDFGFKELVVLPREIDLNEWLASNTTTFFHHVNLQYSTISEFCTGEACQTMAVCNTQYYWYDERGKKVKCTAPQYVDFVMSSVQKLVTDEDVFPTKYGREFPSSFESLVKKICKYLFHVLAHIYSSHFKETLALELHGHLNTLYVHFILFAREFNLLDPKETAVMDDLTEVLCGGGGGGGGGRGDGAGGAAGAQNHVKER encoded by the exons ATGCTGGGAGACCACAGCAGTGTCCCCACAGACCGGGCTCTGCTCAGCCCACCCCCGAAGACCGGGCTCAGCTGCAAGATGGTGCTTCAGGCAGTCGGCAAAGTGCTCAG GAAGTCCAAAGCCAAGCCCAACGGGAAGAAGCCCGTTGCTGAGGAGAAGAAGGTGTACCTGGAGCCGGAGTACACGAAGTCCAGGATCACCGACTTCGGGTTCAAGGAGCTGGTGGTGCTGCCCCGGGAGATCGACCTCAATGAGTGGTTGGCCAGCAACA cCACGACATTCTTCCACCACGTCAACCTCCAGTACAGCACCATCTCAGAGTTCTGCACAGGGGAGGCGTGCCAGACGATGGCCGTGTGCAACAC ACAGTACTACTGGTATGATGAGCGGGGCAAGAAGGTGAAGTGCACGGCCCCCCAGTACGTCGACTTCGTCATGAGCTCCGTGCAGAAGCTGGTGACCGACGAGGACGTGTTCCCCACAAAATACG GCCGCGAGTTCCCTAGCTCCTTCGAGTCCCTGGTGAAGAAGATCTGCAAGTACCTGTTCCACGTGCTGGCGCACATCTACTCGTCGCACTTCAAGGAGACCCTGGCGCTCGAGCTGCACGGACACTTGAACACGCTCTACGTGCACTTCATCCTCTTCGCCCGCGAGTTCAACCTGCTCGACCCCAAAGAGACGGCGGTCATGGACGACCTAACGGAGGTGctgtgcggcggcggcggcggcggcggcgggggccgcggggacggggcgggcggggcggcgggCGCACAGAACCACGTGAAGGAGAGGTGA
- the MOB2 gene encoding MOB kinase activator 2 isoform X3 has translation MDWLMGKSKAKPNGKKPVAEEKKVYLEPEYTKSRITDFGFKELVVLPREIDLNEWLASNTTTFFHHVNLQYSTISEFCTGEACQTMAVCNTQYYWYDERGKKVKCTAPQYVDFVMSSVQKLVTDEDVFPTKYGREFPSSFESLVKKICKYLFHVLAHIYSSHFKETLALELHGHLNTLYVHFILFAREFNLLDPKETAVMDDLTEVLCGGGGGGGGGRGDGAGGAAGAQNHVKER, from the exons GAAGTCCAAAGCCAAGCCCAACGGGAAGAAGCCCGTTGCTGAGGAGAAGAAGGTGTACCTGGAGCCGGAGTACACGAAGTCCAGGATCACCGACTTCGGGTTCAAGGAGCTGGTGGTGCTGCCCCGGGAGATCGACCTCAATGAGTGGTTGGCCAGCAACA cCACGACATTCTTCCACCACGTCAACCTCCAGTACAGCACCATCTCAGAGTTCTGCACAGGGGAGGCGTGCCAGACGATGGCCGTGTGCAACAC ACAGTACTACTGGTATGATGAGCGGGGCAAGAAGGTGAAGTGCACGGCCCCCCAGTACGTCGACTTCGTCATGAGCTCCGTGCAGAAGCTGGTGACCGACGAGGACGTGTTCCCCACAAAATACG GCCGCGAGTTCCCTAGCTCCTTCGAGTCCCTGGTGAAGAAGATCTGCAAGTACCTGTTCCACGTGCTGGCGCACATCTACTCGTCGCACTTCAAGGAGACCCTGGCGCTCGAGCTGCACGGACACTTGAACACGCTCTACGTGCACTTCATCCTCTTCGCCCGCGAGTTCAACCTGCTCGACCCCAAAGAGACGGCGGTCATGGACGACCTAACGGAGGTGctgtgcggcggcggcggcggcggcggcgggggccgcggggacggggcgggcggggcggcgggCGCACAGAACCACGTGAAGGAGAGGTGA